A window of Xiphophorus hellerii strain 12219 chromosome 7, Xiphophorus_hellerii-4.1, whole genome shotgun sequence contains these coding sequences:
- the LOC116722583 gene encoding claudin-10 isoform X1, with amino-acid sequence MSGMYQEIMAFVLTISGWILESSTVSMDFWKVSSDDGSVITTSTFWANLWKHCVTDSTGISSCRDFPSMLALDGYIQACRGLMIAAICLGLFGSVLALVGMKCTKVGGSDENKARITCFAGVDFILCGICSLSACSLYAHRITTEFFDPMFMSQKYELGAALFIGWAGGILCILGGSVFCLSVADSFSRSHSQANYIYRGAASHSHITAYTRGQTKPVKEGHAADNSSSSRVQHFDKNAYV; translated from the exons ATGAGCGGCATGTATCAGGAGATTATGGCTTTTGTTTTAACTATATCGGGCTGGATACTGGAGTCTTCCACCGTGTCGATGGACTTCTGGAAGGTCTCCTCAGACGATGGATCTGTCATTACCACATCTACTTTCTGGGCCAATCTGTGGAAGCACTGTGTGACCGATTCGACAGGGATCTCCAGTTGCAGAGATTTTCCATCAATGTTGGCTCTGGATG GTTACATTCAGGCTTGCAGGGGATTGATGATTGCAGCCATCTGCTTGGGTTTGTTCGGTTCTGTGCTTGCCCTCGTAGGAATGAAATGCACCAAAGTTGGAGGAAGTGACGAGAATAAAGCCAGGATCACCTGCTTTGCTGGTGTAGACTTTATTCTTTGTG gCATCTGCTCACTTTCTGCCTGTTCTCTCTATGCACACCGGATAACAACTGAGTTTTTTGACCCAATGTTTATGTCTCAGAA GTATGAGCTGGGAGCTGCTCTCTTCATCGGCTGGGCCGGTGGTATCCTCTGCATTCTGGGGGGCAGTGTCTTCTGCCTCTCAGTTGCAGATTCTTTTTCAAGAAG CCACAGTCAGGCGAACTATATCTACAGAGGCGCTGCCTCACATTCGCACATCACCGCTTACACCAGAGGGCAGACGAAGCCTGTAAAGGAAGGGCATGCTGCAGATaacagcagctcctccagggtGCAGCACTTTGATAAAAATGCATA